One Rhizoctonia solani chromosome 1, complete sequence DNA window includes the following coding sequences:
- a CDS encoding BAG domain protein, with protein MVSRSSYSNGESPITPSYHHEFTSQYARPFAQVTPVSSYPYIPHNATAQEHEACSDRIRAIRARSNIYTRSIYSETSKPEVYRARPETNISGIDTLAGRLTVSESFTDTRISGEESDSSGPYTPHGSEHSLWKDLINGVAEPELDGHSYLPETKAYSGSQNYYPPAPPIIPEQERMTELPFNDFTTPASSTAHKELGQVVYEFHTLILGFKFPSNLEFTTPGAGELPRMMLTPTSKPLLEHNHKLEKLLERLDAIESHGNEEIQRMRKQAVERMLSELDRLKRMESMALYNFNYERGISA; from the exons ATGGTTTCTAGGTCATCCTACTCCAACGGGGAGTCCCCAATAACTCCGAGTTACCACCACGAGTTCACATCGCAATACGCACGTCCTTTCGCCCAGGTTACCCCAGTTTCAAGCTACCCCTACATACCCCACAACGCCACGGCTCAAGAGCACGAGGCGTGCAGCGATCGGATTCGCGCTATACGCGCTAGGAGCAATATATATACCCGTTCAATCTACTCTGAAACCTCCAAGCCTGAAGTCTATCGAGCCCGCCCCGAAACAAATATTAGTGGTATTGATACCTTAGCTGGAAGGTTGACTGTCTCAGAGTCTTTCACAGACACCCGCATATCTGGCGAAGAATCCGATAGTAGCGGGCCTTACACCCCACACGGGTCTGAACATTCTCTTTGGAAGGACCTTATTAATGGCGTAGCAGAACCAGAGCTAGATGGCCACTCCTACCTTCCAGAGACGAAAGCGTATTCTGGGTCTCAGAATTATTACCCACCGGCTCCGCCTATCATACCTGAACAAGAGCGCATGACAGAACTACCATTCAACGACTTCACTACTCCCGCATCATCTACAGCGCACAAAGAGTTGGGTCAAGTGGTGTACGAATTCCACACTCTTATCTTAGGATTCAAATTTCCTTCAAATCTGGAGTTTACGACTCCTGGCGCAGGGGAGCTCCCAAGGATGATGCTTACACCTACAAGCAAGCCGCTCCTTGAACATAACCATAAACTCGAAAAACTATTAGAGAGGTTAGATGCAATTGAATCCCACGGTAATGAGGAAATACAACGGATGCGTAAGCAAGCCGTAGAACGAATGCTCTCAGAGCTCGATAGGTTAAAACGGATGGAGTCAATGGCATTGTATAAC TTCAATTATGAGCGAGGTATTAGTGCTTAA